The nucleotide window TGCCTGGCATCTCGTTACGCTCCATTCCTGATCGAACTCGACTTGGCCGGGTCACTCGGTCAGGTGCGTCACCTCCTCTCGGCCGCACGGTCTCTGCGGACGGAGCAAGCGAGCGAGCGGGTCGCGGGCGGCGGTTCGGGAACCACCGGCGAACGGGCACGGTCAGCGACGAAATCGCTACGCTGCCTGCCCCCGCCATATTTCCCGGGACACACGGGAAAGAAAACCATCGATACTGACAAGACGCGCCAATAGTTGCATTACTGACATACCGGCCCGGTGCGCTACCTCGCCCTGGCCAGGCGGGCTGCGGCGCGCTGCTTGAGCGCGAAGCCCTCCTTCGCCACGTCGCGCAGGCGCGCGACCAACGGCGAGCGTGAGCGGCGCGCCCACGGCACCGGCACCTCCGTGGTGCCGTACTTGGCCTTATATGAATTTCCGCCGACGAAGTCGAACTCGGTGACGCCCCGGGCCTTGGCCCAGCGCAGTGCGTGCCAGATGAGCGCCTCGTTGGGGCGCAGATGCTGGTGTTCCCGGTAACTCGCGCCGCCCCAGAAATACATCGTGCGGTGATACCAGGGCAGGACCGCGGTGGCGATGCACCGGCCCTCGGCGTCGCGGGCGCGCAGCAGCAGAATGCTGCCCGCCGGCGCGAGATTGCGGATCAGCGAACGGACCCGCTCGATCGAATAGGTCGGCACAAGACCCTGTTTCGCGAATACGTCGCGCAATTGATCGTAGAATTCATCGGCGAATGCGGGATCGTCGCCCGAGGCCTCCTCGATGACCACTCCGGACTTTCCGGCCTTGCGGATATTGCGACGGCAGGCGCTGGCCATCGCGCCGAAGAGGGAGTCCTCGGCCGGGCTCAGATCGATCACCGCGGTCGGCGCCGCGGCCCAGCGCAGGCCCAGCCCTTCCAGGTCCGCCTCGGTGAGCCCGCGGTCGCGGATCTCCAGGTGCGCGGCGCCGAGATCACCGAACGCGAACGGCAGCAGGGCCTCCAGCGCGGCGCGGCGCGGAATCGACGGTTCCAGGTTGAAGCCCACGTAGGACGTGGTCCAGCCGGCCATCGGGCTGCCCAGGATCCGCAGGCCGTATCGCCTGGTGAGCAGGCCGGTGAAGTGCCCGACGGTGGTGGTGCCGTCGGTGATCGTGGCAAGGACCGGCTCGGCACGCTGCGACTCGGCGACGAACCGCAGCCACGGCTCGGTGTGGAAGATCAGGCGATCCGGGTAGCCGGCTCGGTCGGACCAGAGCGCGGGCGTCGGCTCGACCCGTTGTAGTCGAAGCATGTAATCCCCCCTTGTGGCGGATGATGCCCCGCCGGAAGTTCATTCCGCAAGGACCGTTCAGGCCCTTCTCGAATTGACATGAGTATTCCTCATGTTCCCTATGACAATTGCTACTGACGCTACCCACCATCCATTTGCAAGAGTGAGTTCACAGGGAAAGCAGACGAGCGGGGAGGGGTGGGCGAGGGTGGAGTCGCAGACCCGGATCAAGCGCCGCCTGAACGAGTTGGGGCTGCGCAGCCGGCTCCGGGCGCGACCACGGGCGCAGGGCCGGATGCTGGCGCCGGCCGGCATGTTCCGTCGCCTGCCGACCACCGCCGGGCTCTATTTCCCCTTCTACCACGACGTGCCGCCGGACTACGCCGACGACCTCCGCCGGCACCTGCGCACCTTCCAGCGGCGCGGACCGCTGGTCTCCTGGGACGAGGCGCTGGACGTCCTGGCCGGCCGGCGCGAGCTGGCCGGGCCGATGTTCTGCCTGTCCTTCGACGACTGCCACGCCACCTGGCGCGACGTCGCCGCGCCGATCCTGCACGAGCTCGGCGTGCCGGCCACCTTCTTCCTGACCACCGGGCTCGTCGGCCAGGCCGGCAACCTCACCTGGCAGGACTGCCGCGACCTGCTCGCGCAGGGATACCAGTTCGGCTCGCACACGGTCACGCACCAGCGCCTTGCCGACCAGGACGACGCCGCCGCGCTCCGGGAGATCCGCGACTCCAAGCACGCCATCGAGGACGAGCTCGGCGTGCCGGTGCTCGACTTCGCCGCACCGTACGGCAGCGGTGTCGACTTCGGCGACCGCGAGCTGCGCGCCGTACAGGAGGCCGGTTATCGAAGCTTCGCCACCACGCTGCGGTCCCCGATGCGGCCGGGCGATTCCCCGATGTACATCCAGCGCCAGGGCCTGCACCCGGCATGGCCGATCTGGGCCGTCAGGACGCGGGTCCATGACTGACGCCCGGATCTACCTGTCCCCGCCGGACGTCAGCGGCGTCGAGCGCAAGCTGCTGCTCGAGGCGTTCGACTCGAACTGGGTGGCACCCGTCGGCCCGGACCTCGACGCGTTCGAGGCCCAGGTCGCCGACCTGGTCGGCGTCCGGCACGCGGTGGCGCTCAGCAGCGGCACCGCGGCGCTGCACCTGGCGCTGGTGGCCGCGGGCGTGCGCCGCGGCGACACCGTGCTGGTGCCCTCGTTCACCTTCGCCGCGACCGCGAACGCGGTGATGTACCTCGGCGCCCGGCCGGTCTTCCTCGACAGCACGGCGGAGAGCTGGAACGTCGACCCCGGCCTGGTGGCGGAGGAGCTGCGCGACCGGGCCGCCCGCGGCCAGCTACCCCGGGCGGTCGTCACCGTCGACATGTACGGCCAGTGCGCCGACTACGAGCCCCTGCTGGACGCCTGCGACCGCTACGGAGTCGCGCTGATCGAGGACGCGGCGGAGGCGCTCGGCGCGTCGTACCGGGGCCGCCCCGCGGGGTCGTTCGGCCTGGCCGGGGTGCTCTCCTTCAACGGCAACAAGATCGTCACCACGGGCGGCGGCGGCATGCTGGTCACCGACGACGGCCGGGTCGCGACGCAGACCCGGCACCTCGCCACCCAGGCCCGTGAGCCGGTGCCGCACTACGAGCACCGCTCGGTCGGCTACAACTACCGGCTGAGCAACCTGCTCGCCGCGGTCGGCCGCGGCCAGGTGGGGCGGCTGCCCGACCTGGTCGCCGCCCGCGGTGAGACGGCCCGCTACTACCGCGCCGCCCTCGGCGACCTGCCCGGCCTGACGTTCATGCCGGTCGCGGAGTACGGCACGCCCAACTGGTGGCTCACCTGCCTGCTCGTCGACGCCGACGAGTTCGGCGCCGACCGTGACCGCATCCTCGAGCACCTCGCCACGCTCAACATCGAGGCGCGCCCCACCTGGAAGCCGATGCACCTGCAACCGGTGTTCCGCGACTGCGTGATGCGCGGCGGCGAGGTCAGCGCCGACCTGTTCCGCCGCGGCCTGTGCCTGCCGAGCGGTTCCGCGCTCACCGACGACGACCGGCAGCGCGTCGTGGACGCCGTTCACGCGGTGATCCGGTGACGGTCGAGCAGGAGGGTGACGGCGGGATGCGCATCGTCTACATACATCAGTACTACTGCAACCCGGGGATGACCGGCGGCATCAGGTCCTACGAGCAGGCGCGCCGACTCGTCGCCCGCGGGCACACCGTGCACGTCATCACGACCGACATCACGCCCGGCAAGCGGGCGCTGGGCTGGCGGCAGACCGACGACGACGGGGTACAGGTGCACTGGTTCTCCGTGCCGTACTCGAACAACATGTCGTTCGCCCGGCGGCTGCGCGCCTTCGCCGAGTTCATGGCCCTCGCGGCGGCGAAGGCCGCCTCGCTCAAGGCCGACCTGGTCTTCGCCACCAGCACCCCGCTCACCGTGGCCGTGCCCGGCGTCATCGCCGCGAAGGTACGCCGGGTGCCGTTCGTCTTCGAGGTCCGCGACCTCTGGCCCGAGGTGCCCATCGAGATGGGCGCGCTGCGCAACCCGGTGCTGCGCGGGCTCGCCGGCGCACTGGCGAACCTCGCCTACCGCAGCGCCGCCGAGGTCGTCGCCCTCTCACCGGGCATGGCCGCCGGCGTCACCGCCCGCCGCCCGGGCACCCGCACCACCGTGATCCCCAACGCCGCCGACCTGGACCTGTTCGAGGTGCAGCCCGAGGCCGTACTGCGCTTCCGCGACGAGCACCGCTGGCTCGGCGACCGGCCCCTGATCGTCTACACCGGCGCCCTCGGCGCCGTGAACGGCGTCGACTACCTGGTCCGGGCCGCCCTGCGGCTGCGTGACCTCGATCCGGACGTCCAGGTCCTGATCGTGGGCCACGGCAAGGAGTGGGAGGACACCCGGCAGCTCGCCGCCGGGCACGGCCTGCTCGACAGCACCGTGCACATGTGGGAGAAGGTGCCCAAGTCCGACCTGCCGGTCATCCTCGGCGCGGCCACCATGTCGACGAGCTTCGTGCGTCCCATCCGCGCTCTCTGGGAGAACTCGGCGAACAAGTTCTTCGACGCGCTCGCCGCCTCCCGGCCCATCGCCATCAACTACGGCGGCTGGCAGAGCGATCTGCTGCGCGAGTCCGGCGCGGGGCTGGTCCTCGACCCTTACGACACCGACGCGGCGGCGGAACTGCTCTCCGGGCATCTCCGGGACGAGCTGTGGCTCAAGCGGGCGCGCGAGGCCGCGCACCGGCTCGCGGTGGAGCAGTTCTCCCGCGACCTGCTCTTCGAACGCTTCGAGGCCGTGCTCAACCGTGCGGCGGCCACCGGGCGACGGGGTCGGGCCGCGGCCCGGGCGGCCCTGTCCGAGCAGTCGTGATGATCGGGAGAGGGCAGACGTGGAACTGCGGGAGTACGTACGGGCCTGCCGGCGCCGGTGGGTGTGGATCGTGGTGCCGGTGCTGCTCGCCACGGGCATCGCCGCCGGCCTGACGCTCACCGGGAAGCCGGCGTACCGGTCTTCCATGATCCTGTTCGTCACCACCGGCGCCGGCGACCCGGACGCCAAGGCCAGCCGGCTCAACTCCTACATCGCGCTGCTCACCGGGCCCCGGGTGGCCGAGAGCGTGGTCAAGGACCTGGGACCGGAGCTGAGCGCCACGCAGGTGCAGAAGAGCCTCTCCGCGCAGGTGCAGGAGGGCACCGATCTGCTTGTCGTCTCCGCGACCGACTCGTCGGCCGAGCGCAGCGAGCAGATCGTCACCACCGCGACCGCCGTACTGATCGGCCTGGCCCGGCAGCTGGATCCGCCGAACTCCGCCGGCGACGGCCCGCGGCCGTCGGTCTCGATCGCGCAGAACCCGGTCACCGTCCGCCAGCCCGGCAACCTGACCCGCAACATCGGCTTCTCGGCGGTGCTCGGGCTGCTGCTCGGCGCCGCCGCGGTCGCGGTGCGCGAGGCGACCCGCAAGACCGTCAACGACGAGGACGACCTGCGCCGCCTCGGCCTTGGCACGGTCGGCGTCATCTCGATCGGCGGCCGGTCCCGCCGCGACGGCTCACCGGACGAGGCGCTGGCCGAGGCCTTCCGGCGGCTGCGCAGCCTCCTCCCGGACGTCTCCGCCTTCAAGCGCCCCGGCGCGCGCGGCACGTCCCTGCTGCTCACCGGCCCGCACGCGAAGGAGGGCACCACCGCCGTCGCCTGCGGCCTGGCCATCGCGATGGCCGAGACCGGCGCCCGGGTGGTGCTCGTCGACGCCAACCTGCGCAACCCCGGCCTCGGCCGGTACCTGTCGCTGGACACCAGCCGCGGGCTGGCGGACGTGCTGACCGGCGTGGCCCGGGTGCCCGACGTGCTGCAGGACTCGCTGGACGGCCGGCTGACCGTGCTGCCCTCGGGCGACCCGGCGCCGGACCCGGGCGAGATCCTGGCCTCACCGACCCTGGGCGCCACCCTGCGCAGCCTCACCGAACGCTTCGACATCGTGCTCGTCGACGCGCCGCCGCTGCACGGCGTCGCCGACACCGCCGTGCTGGGCAAGGTGACCGACAGCGCCCTGCTCGTGGTGCGCGCCAACCGCACCCGTACGGCCGACGTCGAGCGCTCTGCCGACCTGCTGCAACGGGTGGGTGCCCGGCTCGCCGGCGCCGTGCTCAACGCGCTGCCGCGCAAGCTGCCGACCGGCGGCACCTGGCACCGCGAGGAGACGCTGCCGCAGCCGCACGATCCGGAGCTGCTGTCCCGCCTCCTCGGCGACGACGGCGAGCCCGCCGAGGGCGTCGCCACCGACGAGACCGTCATCTTCCCCGCGTACGGCGGGCCGGTGCGCGGCCGCGCCCAGGTGGTCAAGGCCACGATAGGCACTCCCGGCGAGGAGACGAAGAGGACCAAGCCCGTCCCCGAACCGGCCCCGGAGCCGGCCCTGGAGGCCGCGCCGACACCGACTCCGGCACCAGCGCCGACACCGGCATCGGGATCGGCATCAGTGCCGCCGCCGACACCGGCTCCGGCATCGGCATCGGCATCCGCATCGGTGCCGGCACCTGAGCCTGAACCCAAGCCCAAGCCCGCACCGGAGGAAGCCGGCGCCGGCAGCGCCGCGCGGGGGCAGGCCAAGGTCGTCGTCAACGAAGTGCCGGCCGCCGGCGACCGGGCGGAGCAGCCGAAGCTGCCCACCCAGCGCGGCACCGACGACGACAAGCAGCAGCCCGGTGAGTGAGCTCCAGGCCGAGCGCACCGCGGCGGCGGTAGGCCGCCGCCGCGACCCGGCCGGCTGGGCCCGCGCCCAGGTGCGCGAGCCGTACCTGCAACTGCTCGCGTCGCAGGTGCTGACCGGCGGCGTCGCACTGGCCGCCAACATACTGATGGTCCGCGCCCTGAGCACCTCCGGCCGCGGCGAGGTCGCCCTGATGCTCCAGGTGGTCTACCTCACCACCCAGATGCTGCTGCTCGGCACCGAGCGCAGCTTCGTCGCGAACTACCACGACGCCGCGCCAGCGGTCGCCGTCCGGGCGTTCGCCCGGCTGCTGCTGGTGCCCTGCGTGCTCGGCGTCGCCGCGGCCGTCGTGTACACCTCGGTGGCGCCGCACCGGCTCAACCCCGGTCCGGCCGTCGTCGCCCTGCTCGTCACCTACGGGCTCGTCGAGACGGCGATCCTGGCGACCCGCGCGGTGGCCATCGCCGCGGGCCGGATGGCCGAGTTCCTCTACGCCCGCGTCCTGGAGTCGCTGCTGCTGCTCGCGCTGCTTGTCACGCTCTTCGTCGCGGACGTCTCGCACCCCACCGTCTGGATCCTCGCCTACCTGTTCGCCGGCGCCGTGCCCACCACCGTCTTCCTGGTCATCTGGCTGCGGCAGCCGGCCGGCGGCGCGACGGAGATCCCGCCCGGCCGCAACCGCGCGGTACGCCAGGAGGGCCTCGCCCTCTTCCCCGCCGCGCTGTCGAACATGGCGATGCTGCGGGCGGACCGGCTGGCGCTGCCGGCCCTCGCCTCCACCTCCGCCCTCGGCCTGTACGCCAGCGTGGCCACGATGACCGAGCTGCTGGCCTGGCCGCTGCGCGCGTACGCGGACGCCCGCCTCGGAAAATGGCGGGCGACCCACCGCGGGGGCGGGCTGAACGCCCGGCCCATCCTGGCCACCGCCGCGGTCTACTCCCTGGTCGTCGCCCCGCTGGTGGCCTGCGGCCTGTACCTGCTCATCGTGCCGGTGTTCGGCCACGAGTACGCGCCGGCCAAGGTCGTCGTGCTGCCCCTGGTCGCCGCGGCCGGCCTCTACGCGGTGTCGCGGATCAGCCTGGGCCTGCTCATCGCGAAGGGGCACAGCGCGCTGGTCTCCGCCGCGGAGGTCACCGGCTTCGCGGTGAGCTTCGCGGCGTACCTGCTGCTGATCCCGCGGCAGGGCATCCTCGGCGCGGCGTACGGCTCGCTGCTCGGCTACGGCGCCTGCCTGGCATTCGCCCTGGTGAGCAGCCGGGTGGTGCGGGACCGGGCGGTGACGCCGTGAACGCCATGGGCTGGCTGCGCACGCCCCGGGTCTTCCTGGCGCCCGGCCTGGTGCTGATCCTGGTGGCGATCGGCGGCCGGTTCACCCTGGACCGCGCCGGGTTCGTCGACCTGGCCTGGGTGGACCTGCGGGTGATCG belongs to Amorphoplanes digitatis and includes:
- a CDS encoding polysaccharide biosynthesis tyrosine autokinase, whose amino-acid sequence is MELREYVRACRRRWVWIVVPVLLATGIAAGLTLTGKPAYRSSMILFVTTGAGDPDAKASRLNSYIALLTGPRVAESVVKDLGPELSATQVQKSLSAQVQEGTDLLVVSATDSSAERSEQIVTTATAVLIGLARQLDPPNSAGDGPRPSVSIAQNPVTVRQPGNLTRNIGFSAVLGLLLGAAAVAVREATRKTVNDEDDLRRLGLGTVGVISIGGRSRRDGSPDEALAEAFRRLRSLLPDVSAFKRPGARGTSLLLTGPHAKEGTTAVACGLAIAMAETGARVVLVDANLRNPGLGRYLSLDTSRGLADVLTGVARVPDVLQDSLDGRLTVLPSGDPAPDPGEILASPTLGATLRSLTERFDIVLVDAPPLHGVADTAVLGKVTDSALLVVRANRTRTADVERSADLLQRVGARLAGAVLNALPRKLPTGGTWHREETLPQPHDPELLSRLLGDDGEPAEGVATDETVIFPAYGGPVRGRAQVVKATIGTPGEETKRTKPVPEPAPEPALEAAPTPTPAPAPTPASGSASVPPPTPAPASASASASVPAPEPEPKPKPAPEEAGAGSAARGQAKVVVNEVPAAGDRAEQPKLPTQRGTDDDKQQPGE
- a CDS encoding lipopolysaccharide biosynthesis protein, translating into MSELQAERTAAAVGRRRDPAGWARAQVREPYLQLLASQVLTGGVALAANILMVRALSTSGRGEVALMLQVVYLTTQMLLLGTERSFVANYHDAAPAVAVRAFARLLLVPCVLGVAAAVVYTSVAPHRLNPGPAVVALLVTYGLVETAILATRAVAIAAGRMAEFLYARVLESLLLLALLVTLFVADVSHPTVWILAYLFAGAVPTTVFLVIWLRQPAGGATEIPPGRNRAVRQEGLALFPAALSNMAMLRADRLALPALASTSALGLYASVATMTELLAWPLRAYADARLGKWRATHRGGGLNARPILATAAVYSLVVAPLVACGLYLLIVPVFGHEYAPAKVVVLPLVAAAGLYAVSRISLGLLIAKGHSALVSAAEVTGFAVSFAAYLLLIPRQGILGAAYGSLLGYGACLAFALVSSRVVRDRAVTP
- a CDS encoding lipid II:glycine glycyltransferase FemX, encoding MLRLQRVEPTPALWSDRAGYPDRLIFHTEPWLRFVAESQRAEPVLATITDGTTTVGHFTGLLTRRYGLRILGSPMAGWTTSYVGFNLEPSIPRRAALEALLPFAFGDLGAAHLEIRDRGLTEADLEGLGLRWAAAPTAVIDLSPAEDSLFGAMASACRRNIRKAGKSGVVIEEASGDDPAFADEFYDQLRDVFAKQGLVPTYSIERVRSLIRNLAPAGSILLLRARDAEGRCIATAVLPWYHRTMYFWGGASYREHQHLRPNEALIWHALRWAKARGVTEFDFVGGNSYKAKYGTTEVPVPWARRSRSPLVARLRDVAKEGFALKQRAAARLARAR
- a CDS encoding polysaccharide deacetylase family protein gives rise to the protein MESQTRIKRRLNELGLRSRLRARPRAQGRMLAPAGMFRRLPTTAGLYFPFYHDVPPDYADDLRRHLRTFQRRGPLVSWDEALDVLAGRRELAGPMFCLSFDDCHATWRDVAAPILHELGVPATFFLTTGLVGQAGNLTWQDCRDLLAQGYQFGSHTVTHQRLADQDDAAALREIRDSKHAIEDELGVPVLDFAAPYGSGVDFGDRELRAVQEAGYRSFATTLRSPMRPGDSPMYIQRQGLHPAWPIWAVRTRVHD
- a CDS encoding glycosyltransferase family 4 protein encodes the protein MTVEQEGDGGMRIVYIHQYYCNPGMTGGIRSYEQARRLVARGHTVHVITTDITPGKRALGWRQTDDDGVQVHWFSVPYSNNMSFARRLRAFAEFMALAAAKAASLKADLVFATSTPLTVAVPGVIAAKVRRVPFVFEVRDLWPEVPIEMGALRNPVLRGLAGALANLAYRSAAEVVALSPGMAAGVTARRPGTRTTVIPNAADLDLFEVQPEAVLRFRDEHRWLGDRPLIVYTGALGAVNGVDYLVRAALRLRDLDPDVQVLIVGHGKEWEDTRQLAAGHGLLDSTVHMWEKVPKSDLPVILGAATMSTSFVRPIRALWENSANKFFDALAASRPIAINYGGWQSDLLRESGAGLVLDPYDTDAAAELLSGHLRDELWLKRAREAAHRLAVEQFSRDLLFERFEAVLNRAAATGRRGRAAARAALSEQS
- a CDS encoding DegT/DnrJ/EryC1/StrS family aminotransferase, with amino-acid sequence MTDARIYLSPPDVSGVERKLLLEAFDSNWVAPVGPDLDAFEAQVADLVGVRHAVALSSGTAALHLALVAAGVRRGDTVLVPSFTFAATANAVMYLGARPVFLDSTAESWNVDPGLVAEELRDRAARGQLPRAVVTVDMYGQCADYEPLLDACDRYGVALIEDAAEALGASYRGRPAGSFGLAGVLSFNGNKIVTTGGGGMLVTDDGRVATQTRHLATQAREPVPHYEHRSVGYNYRLSNLLAAVGRGQVGRLPDLVAARGETARYYRAALGDLPGLTFMPVAEYGTPNWWLTCLLVDADEFGADRDRILEHLATLNIEARPTWKPMHLQPVFRDCVMRGGEVSADLFRRGLCLPSGSALTDDDRQRVVDAVHAVIR